TAAATGGCGGCATCGACGCTGGCGGCTTTAATCTATAGCACCCACTTCAGGGGCCAAAAGCGGTGTGATCGACCGCCATGGCTCAGCCGTGGAGTGCAGTGAATCGGCGGCGCTCAACCCATGTCGCTTAGGGAAACGGGCGGGTTCGATCGAACTGGACGGTAATGCCGCCTCGGTAGGGGCCTATATATTGGCTATTAGCCAACAGGGTTGGTCAGGCTAGGTGCCGGGCTTTTGCACAGCAATGTGTATTGAGGCTGAGATCACCAAAGATCGCAGTTGTGGGAGCGTACTTTCAACCCGGCCCAGCCGCCCCCTAGGGAGAAACATTGTTGCGCGTTTCTGAGCTTGAGCTGGACGAGGCATGCGCGAAGCTGATTCGCAAGCATGAACGTTACATGAGGGAGTTGCGAATCGACGACGTCAGGAGGTCTCGAAGACGTACGTCCCCCGCTAACGCGCAAGTCCGTCGGCCGACCTACTGGGACGTGGATGCGGGATTCGACCCGTATAAAGTACGGCGAAACGCCAGTTCGATCGTACGTGCAGTCAACTTGGCGCTGGCGAACCGTGATTACCGCCCACGTCCGCCGATTGCCCACTCCGTTCCAAAGTCGAGCGGAGGAAATCGCGTAGTTTCAGTCTTCCAAATCGTCGACTCTTTGGTTTCTCGGATTGCGTACAAGTCTTTGATGACTAAAAATCGCGCTTTAGTAAGCGCGCGATCGTACGCCTATCGGGACGATCTCTCTACGCATGACGCCATTCAGTATGTGGCAAGCGAGTTCCGCACGGTTGAACGTATATTCGTTGCTGAGTACGATTTCTCGACATATTTTGACTCAATCAGTCATGAGCACCTGCGACAGTCACTGGACCGCCACGGATTCCTGATGACGGGACGCGAACGCGACGTGATCGACGCCTTCCTGGCCACCCCGCTCGAAGAGGAAGCCACCTATAATTCCAGAGCCCTACCGAGACTCAGCCAGGTCGGGATCCCGCAAGGCACCTCGATCTCACTTTTTCTGGCGAATGTCGCCGCATGGCAGATGGACCGGTCGTTAGAGCGAATTGGGGTTGGCTTCGTAAGATATGCAGATGACACTCTGGTCTGGTCTCGTGACTACGGCCAGATCACTGACGCCGTTAACGTGCTCAAGGCACAGAGCGCTGAAATTGGCGCAGATCTGAATCCTCACAAGTCCAAAGGCATTCGTCTTTTCACGCCACCAGCTGAACCCTCAGAAATTGCAAGCACAGACACCGTTAATTTTGTGGGCTACCGTTTCGCTCGCGGCGTGGTGGGGGTTAACGACAGCGTCATTAGGCGGATTAAGGGCCGTGTCCATCAGCTCGTGTGGGCCAACCTGCTGCAACCGCTTGATCAGGGAACCTTGAATCGGGCGAGAATCGCCCCGCGCTTTGATCGCGATTATGCTGTTCTCCTGGGACAGATCCGACGGTACTTGTACGGGAATTTTTCAGAGAGCAAGCTCCGAGAACTCGAGCGGGGGGCTGTCAAAAGAATCCGCTTTCCGGGTATTTTGTCTTACTTTCCTCTTGCAAACGACGCGCAACAGATGCAAGACCTCGATGGCTGGTTGGCAGACACTCTCTATCAGGCGTTGCGTAAGCGTGCACGACTCGCTAGGGCCGCGGGAATCTCGGTCCTTCCAATGCCCCACGGACTGTCCAAGGCAGAGCTGCTCGTGGCGTCATCGCTCACGTCAAAGGGAGCTGCGGTCGATCTTCGAGTGCCGTCAGTCGCCCGATTTATGTCGGTTCTAAATCGAGCGGCTACGGAACACGGACCAAATGTGGTGAGTCGTGGCACAGGCGCAGAGGTCTATCAGTACTCCTTTGTGGACTTCGCGTCTTGATCGCATGGGCGTCCGGGCATCACGGTTACGTCCTATCTAACGCGCAAGCGACCCACGAATGATGGGCAGGGCGGCCTCGGCGGCCTTGACGCTGGTGTGGTGCTTGCCGCTGGGGAAGCCGCAGGCCACGGCGACCTTGAGGTCGGCGCCGGCGGGGATGGTGAGTGGCAGCATCGAGGGGGAGACGCAGACCGAGTAGGTGCCCAGCTCGATGGCTTCGGCGATGAGGGCGGTGACGTCGGCGGCAGTGGCCTCGGGCTTGAGCAGGGTGTGGTCGATCGTGCGGGCGACGCTGGCGGCGTCGGGGGAGATGGAAGTCATGGGGTGTGTCCTTAGTTGGTGACGAGCTCGGGGGTGCCATGCGCGGCGGCGGGGGTGCCGGCGGTGGTGGCGAGGGTGGCGTGTGCGGCGGTGAGGACGGCGTCGAGGTGGATGCCGCGGAGGCGCAGCACCTCCGGGCCGCTACCGGACTCGCCGAACTCCTCGACCGAGACCACTTGGCCGTCCAGGCCCACCCAGCGGTACCAGGCGTCGCCGCGGCCGGCTTCGACGGCGACTCGGGCGCGCAGCGCGGCCGGCAGCACGGACTCGCGGTAGTCGGCGGTCTGCTCGGCGAACCACTCGACGCAGGGCATCGAAACCACGCGGGCGTTGATGCCTTCCTCGGCGAGCCGGGTGGCGGCGTCGATGGCGAGGTGCACCTCGCTGCCGGTGGCGAGGATGGCCAGGTCGGTGCCGTCGCCGTGTTGCCACCGCACGTAACCGCCGGCCGTGACCCCGGCGGGCGTGAGCTCAGTGCTGGCCAGCACGGGCAGGTCTTGCCGGCTGAGGATCAGCGCGACCGGGCGGTCGGGGGTGGCGAGGATGCGGCGCCAGGCGGCGACGACCTCCACGGAGTCGGCGGGGCGCACGATGTCCAGGCCGGGGACTGTGCGCAGCGACGCGATCTGCTCGACCGGCTGGTGGGTGGGGCCGTCTTCGCCGACGGCGACGGAGTCGTGGGTGTAGACGTAGACCGCGCCGAGACCCATGAGCGCGCCGAGGCGGATGCTCGGGCGCATGTAGTCGCTGAACACCAGGTAGGTGGAGGCGAACGGTCGCCACGGGCCCTGCAGGGCAATGCCGTTGAGGATGGCGGCCATGGCGTGCTCACGGATGCCGAAGCGGATGAATTCGCCGGCCGGGTTGGCGGCGGAGAACCGGGCGCCGTCGACCTCCACGGTGGTGGAACCAGCGAGGTCGGCCGAGCCGCCCCAGAGCGGAGCGGAGCCCTGCAGCGCGCGGAGCACGGCGCCGTTGGTCTTGCGGGTGGCCATCGGGTCGCCGGGCTCGCCGAGCTTCACGGTGTCGAGGGCGGCGGTGGAGAATTCGCCGCCGCGGAAGGCCTGCCAGCGCGCCGCGGCCTCGGGCTCGCGGGCGGCCCAGGCGTCGAGGTCGGCCTCCCAGGCGGTGTGCATCCGCTCGCCGCGGGTGAGCGCGCCGCGGGTGTACTCGAGGGTCTCGGGGGAGACGAGGTCGTGCAGGGGAGCGTCGGGGGCGAAGCCCAGCATTGTCTTCACGAGCGCGAGCTCGTCGGCGCCGAAGCCGCCGGAGTGTGCGGCGGAGGTACCGGCGAACTTGGCCGACGGGGCGCCGATCACGGTGCGGAGGGCCACCAGGGTGGGCCGGCCGGTGCGCTCGGCGGCCTCGCGCAGGGTGGCCTCGAGGGCGTCGAGATCGGCGGGGGTGTCGATCTCGAGCACCCGCCATCCGTAGGCCCGGTACCGGGCGCGCACGTCTTCGCTGAAGGTCTCGTCGGTGCCGGAGTCGATGGTGATGTGATTGTCGTCCCAGATCAGCACGAGGTTGTCGAGGCCGAGGGTGCCGGCCAGGCTGCTCGCCTCACCGGAGACGCCCTCCTGCAGGCAGCCGTCGCCGGCGAGCACCCAGGTGGTGTGGTCGAGCAGGGCGGAGCCGGGGGTGAACACGGCGCTCTCGTGCCGGGCGGCCATGGCCATGCCCACCGCGGAGGCGACGCCCTGGCCGAGCGGGCCGGTGCTCATCTCCACGCCCACGGTGTGGTGCACCTCGGGGTGGCCGGGCGTCTTCGAGCCCAGGGTGCGGCTCTTGGCCAGGTCGTCGAGGGTGAGGCCGTAGCCGGTGAGGAACAGCTGGGTGTAGAGCAGAAGGCTAGCGTGACCGGCCGAAAGAACGAAGCGGTCGCGGGCGGGCCAGTCGGGATGGGCGGGGGAGTGCCGCAGCACTCGGGAGAACAACACGTGGGACACTGGTGCCAATGCCATGGCGGTGCCGCCGTGCCCATGTCCTTTGGCCTGCACCACGTGTGCGGCCAGGGCCTGGGCGCTTGCGACGGCGCGGGCGTCCAGCTCGGCGGACGTCATCGGTGACGGGAACTTCTTCGTTTCAGTAGCCATGCGAGATACTTTGGTATACAAATGTACTTAAGTCAAACAATTGGTTCGGCACCTCCCGCAGACCGGGCGGATGCGTTCGGAAGACGGGAATCCCATGGCACACGCTCTGTCCACCGGCTCGGGTGTGGTGCTTGACCTCATCCGCTCCGGCCGTGCCACCACTCGCACCGACCTCATCGAGCAGCTCGGCTGGTCGCGCATCACCCTGGCCCGCCGGCTCGATGAACTGCTGCACGCCTCCATCGTGATGAGCGTGGGGCAGCTCGACTCCCGCGGCGGCCGCCCGCCCGAAGAATTCGCCGTGAACCCGGATGCCGGCCTGCTGCTGGCCGTGGACATCGGCGGTTCGCACACCCGCCTGGCCATCACCGACCTGGTGTCCACCATCCTCAGCGAAGACGAGGCCGACATCGGTCTGAGCGAGGGGCCCGCCGAGATCTTCGAGTGGGCCGGCCAGGTGTTCGACCACATGCTCGACCGGCTCGGCAAGACGCGCGCCGACGTGGTGGGCATCGGGGTGGGCGTGCCCGGCCCGGTCGACTTCGTGACCGGCCGGCTGGCCAGCCCGCAGGTGGACACCCAGTGGAACGACGTGCTGGTGAAGGAGTACTTCGACGGCCGCTACGACCACGCCGTCTTCGCCGTGGACCGGGACGTGAACATCATGGCGCTCGCCGAGGCCCGCCGCGGCTGGACCGAGTACCGCGACGTGGTGGTGCTCAAGGCCGGCATTGGCGTGGGTCTGGCATTCGTGCTGGACGGTTCGATCTACCACGGCTCCCGCGGCGGTGCCGGCGAGCTCAGCGCCGTGCGCGTCGGCGGGGAGCGTACCGTGCGGTTGGAGTCGATCGCCAGCGGCGCGGTCATCCGCAGTGAACTGCTCAGCCTGGGTCGCCGGGTTCGCACCAGCAGCGACATCGTGGGCCTGGCCAACGACGGCGACCCCGCCGTGCTGCGGCTGCTCGCCGAGACCGGCACCGAGATCGGCCAGAGCCTGGCCCACGTGGTGGGGCTGCTCAACCCGCAGGCCGTGGTGGTCGGCGGCAACCTGGCCCAGGCCGGCGAACCGTTCCTCGGCGCGATCCGGCAGGCCATCTTCGCCGGCGCCCGCGACTTCGC
This is a stretch of genomic DNA from Cryobacterium soli. It encodes these proteins:
- a CDS encoding reverse transcriptase domain-containing protein; the encoded protein is MRELRIDDVRRSRRRTSPANAQVRRPTYWDVDAGFDPYKVRRNASSIVRAVNLALANRDYRPRPPIAHSVPKSSGGNRVVSVFQIVDSLVSRIAYKSLMTKNRALVSARSYAYRDDLSTHDAIQYVASEFRTVERIFVAEYDFSTYFDSISHEHLRQSLDRHGFLMTGRERDVIDAFLATPLEEEATYNSRALPRLSQVGIPQGTSISLFLANVAAWQMDRSLERIGVGFVRYADDTLVWSRDYGQITDAVNVLKAQSAEIGADLNPHKSKGIRLFTPPAEPSEIASTDTVNFVGYRFARGVVGVNDSVIRRIKGRVHQLVWANLLQPLDQGTLNRARIAPRFDRDYAVLLGQIRRYLYGNFSESKLRELERGAVKRIRFPGILSYFPLANDAQQMQDLDGWLADTLYQALRKRARLARAAGISVLPMPHGLSKAELLVASSLTSKGAAVDLRVPSVARFMSVLNRAATEHGPNVVSRGTGAEVYQYSFVDFAS
- the tkt gene encoding transketolase; amino-acid sequence: MATETKKFPSPMTSAELDARAVASAQALAAHVVQAKGHGHGGTAMALAPVSHVLFSRVLRHSPAHPDWPARDRFVLSAGHASLLLYTQLFLTGYGLTLDDLAKSRTLGSKTPGHPEVHHTVGVEMSTGPLGQGVASAVGMAMAARHESAVFTPGSALLDHTTWVLAGDGCLQEGVSGEASSLAGTLGLDNLVLIWDDNHITIDSGTDETFSEDVRARYRAYGWRVLEIDTPADLDALEATLREAAERTGRPTLVALRTVIGAPSAKFAGTSAAHSGGFGADELALVKTMLGFAPDAPLHDLVSPETLEYTRGALTRGERMHTAWEADLDAWAAREPEAAARWQAFRGGEFSTAALDTVKLGEPGDPMATRKTNGAVLRALQGSAPLWGGSADLAGSTTVEVDGARFSAANPAGEFIRFGIREHAMAAILNGIALQGPWRPFASTYLVFSDYMRPSIRLGALMGLGAVYVYTHDSVAVGEDGPTHQPVEQIASLRTVPGLDIVRPADSVEVVAAWRRILATPDRPVALILSRQDLPVLASTELTPAGVTAGGYVRWQHGDGTDLAILATGSEVHLAIDAATRLAEEGINARVVSMPCVEWFAEQTADYRESVLPAALRARVAVEAGRGDAWYRWVGLDGQVVSVEEFGESGSGPEVLRLRGIHLDAVLTAAHATLATTAGTPAAAHGTPELVTN
- a CDS encoding ROK family transcriptional regulator — its product is MAHALSTGSGVVLDLIRSGRATTRTDLIEQLGWSRITLARRLDELLHASIVMSVGQLDSRGGRPPEEFAVNPDAGLLLAVDIGGSHTRLAITDLVSTILSEDEADIGLSEGPAEIFEWAGQVFDHMLDRLGKTRADVVGIGVGVPGPVDFVTGRLASPQVDTQWNDVLVKEYFDGRYDHAVFAVDRDVNIMALAEARRGWTEYRDVVVLKAGIGVGLAFVLDGSIYHGSRGGAGELSAVRVGGERTVRLESIASGAVIRSELLSLGRRVRTSSDIVGLANDGDPAVLRLLAETGTEIGQSLAHVVGLLNPQAVVVGGNLAQAGEPFLGAIRQAIFAGARDFALQGLVVEKSRLGHIAGVTGASLIAQDALFEADRISRLTRGGGIGVSLHTQPA